Within Synechococcales cyanobacterium T60_A2020_003, the genomic segment CCCGATCGCCCGACCAAAAGTTCCAGTAGGCTGAACTCCATTCCAGTGAGCCGAATGCGTTCGTCACCTTTATAAACTTGGCGTTTATTGGTATCGATGCGGATATTGTTGATGTGAATAACGCCAGAGCTAGGAATGCCCGTGGTTCCCACTTTTTCAACTCGGCGTAGGACTGAACGAATCCGAGCTTCTAGTTCCTTGGGAGAGAAAGGCTTTACAACATAGTCGTCTGCGCCAAGCTCCAACCCTGTGATGCGATCGGCCACATCCCCCAAGGCGGTTAGCATAATAATGGGCACATCTGACTCTTTACGCAGTTCTTGGCAGACTCCATATCCGTCTAGTTTTGGCATCATCACGTCCAGCACAACTAGATCTGGATTAGTAGAGCGGAAGGTTTCTAGCGCTTCTTCGCCATCAGCAGCAGTAACGACATCGTACCCAATCATGGAGAGACGAGTTTCTAAGATGCGGCGAATGCTGGCTTCGTCGTCAACCACCAATATTTTCTCTTTGTGATTTTCCAACTTACTCAACACTCCTTAAAAACGACCTTTTTTGACAGTTCATCTGCCTGCTTTATCATTAAGATGATATCTCATTGCGCTAGATGCAATGCTTGGAAATTCCTGTTATCGCTACATTTTAGGGTTTCTTAAGATTTTTGTTTGAATGCAACAAAAGTTTGGATTAGCCGATGATTGGATTAGGGAAATGTGAGTGTAGAAAGGGCGATCGCCTTTATTATTAGGTACGGATGTTCTATGCTCGGAATTGATCACTGAACCAGCGTGTAGGTGTGTGATGGGTAAGGTCATGGGCGGAGTTCTCTGAGTCCGTAGAGCCGCTTGATGACGTGAGGGGGCATTTCAGTGACAGACTATGGCAAAAACTCGAACCCAGTATGTGTGTAATGAGTGCGGCTCGGAGTCCGCTCAGTACTTTGGAAAATGCCCGTTTTGTGGAAGCTGGAATTCGTTGGTGGAACAGGTTGTCACGGCTCCTTCCTCAACGGCTCGTCCGTCTACGGGGGTAAAGGGGCGATCGCCCTCTGGTCGTTCTGCATCCCATCCAGAGTCACCTCAGCCTGTCCAGTCCTTAAAGTTGGAGGCTATTTCAGACCACCCCCAAGCCCGAATACCGTCCGGCTTTTCAGAGTTAGACCGAGTTTTGGGTGGGGGCATTGTTCCGGGTTCTCTGGTGTTGATTGGGGGCGATCCGGGAATTGGTAAATCGACGCTACTGTTACAGGTGGCGCAGCGGTTAGCGACCTCACAGCGGGTCTTATATGCCTGTGCGGAAGAGTCGGGGCAGCAGGTTAAACTGCGGTGGCAGCGATTAGCGGAGGGGCAAGCACTTCAGTCCAAATCGTCGCCAGATCTCAGTCCTGACCTTTACCTGCTCCCAGAAACGGATCTGGAAGCTATCTTGATGGAGTTGAGTTCATTACGTCCCCAGGTAGCCGTCATTGACAGTATTCAAGCCCTGTATTTTGCAGCTTTGAACTCTGCCCCCGGTTCGGTGGCGCAAGTGCGGGAATGTACATCGGCGCTGATGCAGGTTGCTAAGCGGGAGAATATTTCTCTGTTTATTGTGGGTCATGTAACGAAGGAAGGAGCGATCGCTGGCCCTAAGGTCTTGGAACACCTGGTTGATACGGTGCTGTATTTCGAGGGCGATCGCTTTGCCAGTCATCGCTTGTTGCGATCGGTGAAAAATCGCTTTGGGGCAACCCACGAGCTCGGCATTTTTGAAATGGTGGATCGGGGATTGGAGGAAGTTCTGAATCCGTCGGCGCTGTTTTTGGGCGATCGTGAAGAAACTGCGCCGGGAACGGCCACGATTGTTGCCTGTGAGGGAACTCGTCCGTTATTGGTTGAATTGCAGGCGCTGGTGAGTCCGACCAGTTATCCGTCGCCGCGTCGGGCTACGACCGGAGTTGAATACAACCGTTTGCTTCAGATTTTGGCTGTTTTGGAAAAGCGGGTGGGCATTCCTTTGTCTAAGCTGGATGCCTACGTGGCCTCATCCGGTGGTCTGAGCGTA encodes:
- a CDS encoding response regulator codes for the protein MLSKLENHKEKILVVDDEASIRRILETRLSMIGYDVVTAADGEEALETFRSTNPDLVVLDVMMPKLDGYGVCQELRKESDVPIIMLTALGDVADRITGLELGADDYVVKPFSPKELEARIRSVLRRVEKVGTTGIPSSGVIHINNIRIDTNKRQVYKGDERIRLTGMEFSLLELLVGRSG
- the radA gene encoding DNA repair protein RadA, encoding MAKTRTQYVCNECGSESAQYFGKCPFCGSWNSLVEQVVTAPSSTARPSTGVKGRSPSGRSASHPESPQPVQSLKLEAISDHPQARIPSGFSELDRVLGGGIVPGSLVLIGGDPGIGKSTLLLQVAQRLATSQRVLYACAEESGQQVKLRWQRLAEGQALQSKSSPDLSPDLYLLPETDLEAILMELSSLRPQVAVIDSIQALYFAALNSAPGSVAQVRECTSALMQVAKRENISLFIVGHVTKEGAIAGPKVLEHLVDTVLYFEGDRFASHRLLRSVKNRFGATHELGIFEMVDRGLEEVLNPSALFLGDREETAPGTATIVACEGTRPLLVELQALVSPTSYPSPRRATTGVEYNRLLQILAVLEKRVGIPLSKLDAYVASSGGLSVAEPAADLGVAVAVVASFRDRTVDPFTILIGEVGLGGQVRSVSQLEIRLREAAKLGFKRAIVPKGQTVSNVGLEIIPVSRVVDAIAIALGGGRSAVSTETPDYDE